The nucleotide sequence GCCTCACCGGCGGTACCGAATGGGGCCGCACCCTCTTCTTCGACACCACGTTCCAGCTCTACTTCGTCCTCGCCGCGCGCCTTCTGTGGGACCAGTTGGACGACGCGACCCGCGCCAACGTCGACACGATCGTGCAGGCGCAGGCAGAGTTCACCACCGGTCTCGGCACGGGCAACGACCCCGCGTCGGGGACCTGGACGCCGAACGGCCTGACCGGCGGTTTCGTGGGGGACACCAAGCTGGAGGAGATGGGCGTCTACGCCCAGTCGCTGGCCCCGGGTCTCGCCTGGGCCTCCAGCAACGCGAAGTACCCGCAGTGGAAGGACGCCTTCGGCCGGTGGAGCCGTAACGAGACGGGGCTGCCCGCAGCCGACCGGGCCAATCCCGCCAAGGTCGACGGCGTGCCCATCAGCGACAACACCGCGCAGAACCTCTACGACACCTTCATCGTCGAGAACCACGGCTCGTTCGGGCCGCACTACCAGTCCGAGCTGTGGCGTACGTCCGGACGCAACGCGGCGCACTTCATCACCGCGGGCCGGCCGCTGCCGGAGGTGCTGACAGCCCAGCCGAACGCCGGGCTGCTCTGGGACACCCTGCTCACCGTGATGAGCGACTCCGGTGAGCCGCTGATGCCGATGGTCAACGACCGTGAGCACCTGTACGGACGCGATGTCATCCCGATCGCCTTCCTCGCGCAGGTGCTCGGCGACCGGGCCGCCGCACGCGCCGAGGTGGCGCTGTCCGAGCGGCTGGCCGCGTACCAGGCGTACCCGCCGGTCAACCGGCTGACCAAGTTCTCCGGCGAGCCGAAGTACGAGCCGGAGGCCCGCGCCGAGGTCGCCATCAGCTACCTGCTGCACGAGTGGCGCGCCAAGCAGGGCAAGGCCGTCCGCCCGCTCACCGAGAAGGAGTTGTTCGCGCAGGCCAGCGGCGTGCGTGACTTCGGCACCGCGCCCGGTCTCGTCGCGCACCAGACCCCCGCCGCCTGGGCGGCGGCCGTCAGCAAGGCGGGCTTCGTCAAGTTCGCCTGGCAACCCGCCCACGACGACTGGCTGTTCGCCCTCGGCGGCGCCACGCCCATGTTCCTGCCCGTGAGCACCGGCACGCCGAAGGCCCGGTCCGCCGTCACGTACAGCGAACCGCGTGACGGTTTCGACGCGAGCGCCACGCTCTTCACCCTGCCCACGGGCTTCGCGGGATTCACCACGCTCCCGTCGGGCGCCGTCGTCTACGCGACGAGCGGTACGGGCTCGGGCGAGGGCCACCTCGAAGTGCACAACTTCACCATGCCCGGCATCGCCGGGCTCGACGGCGGCCGTACGTACACGACGGCGGAGGGCAAGAAGACCGTCGCCGCCAAGGACGGCGGCTCCACGACCCCGCCGCCCGCCACCGGGCGCACGGACGAGGCCACCTTCACCAAGGCGTCCTTCCGGCACGTGCGGATGCTCGGCGTCTCACCGGATCCCAAGTACGGCTACTCGCTGTACGCGATCGAGGTGCGCGACGGCGCCGACGGCACCGATCTCGCTCGGGGCGGTACCGCGACCGCGTCGTCCGCCGACACGGGCAAGGGCGCGCCGCTGGCCGTGGACGGCGATCTCGCGACGCGCTGGGCCGT is from Streptomyces sp. NBC_00370 and encodes:
- a CDS encoding discoidin domain-containing protein, producing the protein MNHHPAELSRRRFAQLGAVTVALGAASSLGSSSAVAADRSGAHRPGGSRPSAPDDVAGAYYQALLTHTQWSETQWDAAKGYYTAKDFGFAVVLGNALLLTRGTYDAKSAGVDEKTLLSHTLDTIKHFAASNRLTGGTEWGRTLFFDTTFQLYFVLAARLLWDQLDDATRANVDTIVQAQAEFTTGLGTGNDPASGTWTPNGLTGGFVGDTKLEEMGVYAQSLAPGLAWASSNAKYPQWKDAFGRWSRNETGLPAADRANPAKVDGVPISDNTAQNLYDTFIVENHGSFGPHYQSELWRTSGRNAAHFITAGRPLPEVLTAQPNAGLLWDTLLTVMSDSGEPLMPMVNDREHLYGRDVIPIAFLAQVLGDRAAARAEVALSERLAAYQAYPPVNRLTKFSGEPKYEPEARAEVAISYLLHEWRAKQGKAVRPLTEKELFAQASGVRDFGTAPGLVAHQTPAAWAAAVSKAGFVKFAWQPAHDDWLFALGGATPMFLPVSTGTPKARSAVTYSEPRDGFDASATLFTLPTGFAGFTTLPSGAVVYATSGTGSGEGHLEVHNFTMPGIAGLDGGRTYTTAEGKKTVAAKDGGSTTPPPATGRTDEATFTKASFRHVRMLGVSPDPKYGYSLYAIEVRDGADGTDLARGGTATASSADTGKGAPLAVDGDLATRWAVSMADRPKTDSWLSVDLGEEKAFDQVTLRWESAAGRAYILQGSADGKTWTDLTRYPEADLTSTGRWVSVDGRAGLVVRGAKNPIAVYGDTLVLSDGPAESVVVEGYPDGDPSKVKAAEARKAPTSAHADVRASTAGGHLSLFNLSATAVTTTVSVPQDTRSVQLYAGTQTVTSAGTDYNAVLPAAGAAVAPARFVLRAAGLGRVPTGLRAEVVDAATLTLTGPSCLLVVTTPGGHTTLASVRRGRTERVSVSGTAAYPLADAALGRITFPTAPLPDGMSDPAAAVDGDPHTSWTPGAEGRMVVDLGAPTAIKEIRVGWTSGHAPTAQAEFSADGLSYQPAGTLRTKGQNATLAAKGTARYVALKVRGRGAHDARVVSLSVLPA